In Coccidioides posadasii str. Silveira chromosome 4, complete sequence, one genomic interval encodes:
- a CDS encoding uncharacterized protein (EggNog:ENOG410PI4T~COG:Q), giving the protein MAPDIASIPTGDNPDINGPESPYQIDQEAVLGSQQRKVKVLTIGAGASGIMMAYKIQKECKNVEHVIYEKNEDIGGTWLENRYPNCACDIPSHAYIYCFAPNPEWPNFYSYSPDIWNYLDRVCNTFDLRKYMTFNTKVIGAYWEEDKGEWRVALTQTMPDGTQREFEERCNVLLNGTGILNNYKWPDLEGMDKFKGRIIHTAVWPKDYQAEQWKNDRVAVIGSGASSIQTVPGMQPHVKHMDVFVRTGVWFTSIAGNEGLNKDYSEEEKAKFRNNTEELVKASKFIENQINGDWGVFYKDSEAQKLGQEYLKRRMGEWIKDERLLKGFTPTFGVGCRRVTPGDPYMVAIQKPNVDVHFTAVARFTENGVMGEDGIEREADTVVCATGFDTSYRPRFPIIGEGGLDLRDKWKICPESYLGLGVPGYPNYMVFVGPTWPVENGSVMGPLVEVGNYAIKLIKKIQNEHIHSITPRQDVTDAFNEHAQEWIKHTVWVDDCRSWYKNNETGRVNAVWPGSSLHYIELIKEPRFEDYSITYQNKKNMWSFLGLGKVPANVIPNSDHSPYLSVEAIDPVWLDEIQGRRHGGKQIETRN; this is encoded by the exons ATGGCTCCTGATATCGCATCCATCCCCACTGGGGATAATCCAGACATTAATGGCCCTGAAAGTCCGTACCAAATAGATCAAGAGGCCGTGCTCGGCAGCCAGCAGCGGAAAGTCAAAGTTCTCACCATCGGAGCTGGGGCGAGCGGAATCATGATGGCCTATAAGATCCAGAAGGAATGCAAAAATGTAGAGCATGTCATATATGAAAAGAATGAAGATATTGGTGGCACATGGCTGGAAAACCGGTATCCGAACTGTGCTTGTGATATCCCCAGCCATGCTTATATCTACTGCTTTGCACCGAAT CCCGAATGGCCGAATTTCTATTCCTACTCTCCAGACATCTGGAATTACCTGGATAGAGTCTGCAACACTTTTGATTTACGGAAGTATATGACTTTCAACACTAAAGTCATCGGTGCTTACTGGGAGGAAGATAAGGGAGAGTGGAGGGTTGCTCTCACGCAAACTATGCCCGATGGCACGCAAAGGGAGTTTGAGGAGAGATGCAATGTTCTTTTGAATGGAACAGGCATACTTAATAATTACAAGTGGCCTGATCTAGAGGGAATGGACAAGTTCAAAGGCAGG ATAATACATACTGCAGTTTGGCCCAAAGACTACCAGGCCGAGCAATGGAAGAACGATAGAGTCGCTGTAATTGGCAGCGGAGCTTCTAGCATTCAGACTGTGCCTGGGATGCAACCGCACGTCAAGCACATGGATGTCTTTGTTAGAACG GGTGTTTGGTTTACAAGTATTGCGGGTAATGAAGGTCTAAACAAGGATTACtcggaagaagagaaagcgaAGTTCAGAAATAATACAGAGGAACTTGTCAAGGCATCGAAGTTTATCGAAAACCAAATCAACGGTGACTGGGGAGTGTTTTATAAAGACAGTGAGGCGCAGAAACTCGGTCAAGAGTATCTAAAGCGGCGCATGGGAGAATGGATCAAGGACGAGCGACTTCTAAAAG GGTTCACTCCCACATTCGGTGTTGGCTGCCGACGAGTAACTCCGGGTGACCCTTACATGGTTGCTATCCAAAAACCAAATGTGGATGTTCATTTCACTGCTGTGGCTAGGTTCACCGAAAATGGAGTTATGGGTGAAGACGGCATCGAAAGAGAAGCAGATACAGTTGTCTGTGCAACTGGGTTTGACACATCTTACCGCCCAAGGTTCCCTATTATCGGCGAAGGAGGTCTTGATCTACGCGACAAATGGAAGATCTGCCCAGAATCATATCTTGGATTGGGTGTCCCTGG ATATCCTAATTACATGGTCTTCGTTGGCCCAACATGGCCAGTGGAAAAC GGGTCCGTCATGGGACCACTTGTCGAGGTTGGCAACTACGCCatcaaactgatcaaaaaGATCCAGAACGAGCATATCCACTCCATCACACCCCGGCAAGATGTAACGGATGCCTTCAATGAGCACGCGCAGGAATGGATCAAGCACACCGTTTGGGTAGACGACTGTCGCAGTTGGTACAAGAACAACGAAACCGGGCGCGTCAATGCGGTGTGGCCAGGTAGTTCACTACATTACATTGAACTGATCAAGGAGCCGCGATTCGAAGACTATTCCATCACATACcagaataagaagaacatGTGGAGCTTCCTGGGTTTGGGCAAGGTACCAGCGAATGTTATCCCAAACTCTGATCATAGTCCTTATCTATCAGTGGAGGCGATTGACCCGGTATGGTTGGATGAAATCCAGGGGAGAAGGCATGGAGGTAAGCAAATTGAAACCAGAAATTGA
- a CDS encoding uncharacterized protein (EggNog:ENOG410PG6G~COG:I~TransMembrane:4 (i56-81o101-120i140-159o214-231i)), which produces MDVALEILDPLIFDKAYTYFIPAAVSNATTQTGLGATPSASSNSAWPRDNILRQCVSILVVTQVGATLLYWVFSAFSYYFIFDRRLEYHPRFLENQVRKEIISSMKAIPWINLFTLPFFLAEVRGKSFLYTRVDEYGRAWLGISTVLFMIWNDFLIYWIHRLEHHPSVYKYIHKPHHKWIIPTPWAALAFHPLDGYVQSLPYHLFVFLFPVQKYLYMTLFVLVQIWTIFIHDGDMISGHWLEKYINSPAHHTLHHMYFTVNYGQYFTWADSYYGSHRAPRPELDPLHDALRVMRKKGLVDEDGNPIPNKNKKE; this is translated from the exons ATGGACGTTGCTCTCGAGATCCTGGATCCTTTGATATTTGACAAGGCATACACCTACTTCATCCCTGCGGCGGTCTCCAATGCCACCACGCAGACAGGTCTGGGCGCGACGCCATCCGCATCATCCAATTCGGCGTGGCCGCGCGACAACATCCTGCGACAATGCGTCTCAATCCTGGTGGTTACGCAGGTTGGCGCTACGCTACTCTACTGGGTCTTTAGTGCCTTTTCGTACTACTTCATCTTCGACCGGCGTCTCGAATACCACCCGCGCTTCCTCGAGAACCAAGTCCGGAAGGAGATAATATCTTCGATGAAAGCCATCCCATGGATTAATCTCTTCACCCTCCCATTTTTCCTAGCTGAAGTCCGTGGCAAGAGCTTCCTATATACCAGGGTAGATGAATACGGCCGTGCGTGGCTAGGAATCTCGACTGTGTTGTTCATGATCTGGAATGACTTCCTCATCTACTGGATTCACCGACTCGAGCATCACCCAAGTGTCTACAAGTACATTCATAAACCCCACCACAAATGGATTA TACCAACTCCATGGGCGGCTCTTGCCTTCCATCCCCTTGATGGATATGTCCAATCTTTGCCGTACCA CCTCTTCGTCTTCCTTTTCCCCGTGCAAAAGTACCTATACATGACCTTGTTCGTTCTCGTGCAGATCTGGACCATCTTCATTCACGACGGCGACATGATATCGGGTCATTGGCTCGAAAAGTACATCAACAGCCCCGCCCACCACACCCTCCACCACATGTACTTCACCGTTAACTACGGTCAGTACTTCACCTGGGCCGACAGCTACTACGGCTCGCATCGCGCCCCGCGCCCTGAGCTAGATCCGCTCCATGATGCGCTGCGGGTCATGCGCAAAAAGGGACTTGTGGACGAGGATGGTAACCCAATTCCCAAtaaaaacaagaaagaataG
- the MEP8 gene encoding Neutral protease 2 mep8 (SECRETED:SignalP(1-19)~EggNog:ENOG410PNJQ~COG:O~MEROPS:MER0001399), producing the protein MKLSSILLALAALVSPAFSYAISHLPRSEGGLDIKLTAIGNTRIKAIITNKADRPLKLLRYNNFFDDAPTQKVEIFKDGNAVQFEGIYQHIYMTDLPDEDFISLTPGESIEREVDIATTADLTQGGAFTISSQGLIPFAEVDSNEVTGAMAFHANDLEMDVDGAVAATVEKAIKPVDKRSRLTNSCTGQRRTATVRAIQASAQLSQRSAQVAQNNAQKLQEYFKQTDQRTRQLVVNRFTAVARESTVNGGRTTYDCTDRMGHCQPRTIAYTLPAQNHITNCPIFYQMPLLTNRCHGQDQATTVLHEITHNPAIVQPHCVDHGYGYQAVRRLNAQQSLQNADTYSLFANAVHVGC; encoded by the exons ATGAAGCTTAGTTCGATCCTCCTAGCCCTGGCCGCCTTAGTGTCGCCCGCCTTTTCGTACGCCATTTCTCACTTGCCTCGTTCGGAGGGAGGTCTTGATATCAAGCTTACTGCTATTGGCAACACCCGCATCAAGGCTATCATCACCAACAAGGCTGATCGCCCGTTGAAGTTGCTCAGATACAACAATTTCTTTGACGATGCCCCAACCCAAAAAGTTGAAATCTTCAAGGATG GCAACGCGGTCCAGTTTGAGGGAATCTATCAACACATCTACATGACCGACCTTCCAGATGAAGATTTCATCTCCCTTACTCCTGGAGAGAGTATCGAGAGAGAAGTCGACATTGCAACCACCGCTGACCTGACTCAGGGTGGCGCCTTCACCATCTCCTCCCAGGGCCTTATTCCCTTCGCGGAAGTGGACAGCAATGAAGTCACTGGTGCTATGGCCTTCCACGCCAACGACCTTGAGATGGATGTTGACGGTGCCGTCGCCGCTACAGTTGAGAAGGCCATCAAGCCAGTTGATAAGCGCAGCAGGTTGACGAACTCCTGCACTGGCCAACGAAGGACCGCAACCGTGAGAGCCATCCAGGCCTCGGCTCAACTCAGCCAGCGATCCGCACAAGTCGCCCAGAACAACGCCCAAAAGCTCCAGGAGTACTTCAAGCAGACTGACCAGAGAACCCGCCAGCTTGTCGTGAACCGCTTCACCGCAGTCGCCCGAGAGTCGACCGTCAACGGCGGCAGAACGACATACGACTGCACCGATCGCATGGGCCACTGCCAACCGAGAACCATCGCGTACACCCTCCCGGCTCAAAACCACATCACCAACTGCCCAATCTTCTACCAGATGCCCCTTCTGACCAACCGATGCCACGGCCAGGACCAGGCCACCACCGTCCTCCATGAGATCACCCACAACCCGGCCATCGTGCAACCCCACTGTGTTGATCACGGCTATGGATACCAGGCCGTTCGACGTCTCAATGCTCAGCAGTCCCTCCAGAATGCTGACACCTACTCTCTCTTTGCTAACG CTGTCCATGTTGGCTGTTAG
- a CDS encoding uncharacterized protein (EggNog:ENOG41KOG0578~COG:T) — protein MASSSSLVRLGQSIAGSASSSSPFLKLGQFLTGAVSTYTVTKQLGEFIWLGSNKVGQTVVIKSARHFRIANERDVLRKFQSRTPHLRPLIDEIVEPADLPAIVLKHLEDDLLTALNAKLSRREIKYASKRVLEALKVLHEDGYVHTGWD, from the exons ATGGCTTCAAGTTCTTCTCTCGTGAGGCTGGGCCAGTCCATCGCTGGCTCAGCAAGTTCGTCTTCTCCTTTCCTGAAACTGGGCCAGTTTCTCACTGGCGCAGTCAGTACGTATACCGTCACCAAGCAACTCGGCGAATTCATTTGGCTGGGAAG TAACAAAGTTGGGCAGACTGTCGTGATCAAATCCGCGCGCCATTTCCGAATCGCCAACGAGAGGGATGTCCTGAGGAAATTTCAGTCCAGAACTCCGCATCTGCGCCCCTTGATAGATGAGATAGTCGAACCAGCAGACCTACCTGCCATCGTATTGAAACATCTCGAGGATGATCTACTCACCGCTTTAAACGCTAAGCTTAGCAGAAGGGAGATCAAATATGCATCAAAGAGGGTTCTTGAGGCATTGAAAGTACTGCATGAAGATGGTTATGTGCACACAGGTTGGGATTAA
- a CDS encoding uncharacterized protein (EggNog:ENOG41KOG0578~COG:T) encodes MPADIKMDNVLVKYAPSSQNESGQRFTDVQLADLESTVHITSRFCKDRDEIGTPIWRSPEAQLGLQWGPPTDIWSFGTMEISMIWGDNFFIFKPKFPRGHDEYELEILAKYHIYFGPYPPSYVDLADQETLGVLSLIMKDVPPEKLRPFSLASQREISEDDKEFVLKIMKLDPRDRPTAKELLEDEWFNRI; translated from the exons ATGCCTGCAGATATCAAAATGGACAATGTCCTGGTGAAGTACGCGCCATCTTCCCAGAATGAAAGTGGACAGCGCTTTACCGACGTCCAACTCGCAGACCTCGAGAGCACAGTCCACATAACCTCCCGCTTTTGCAAGGACCGCGATGAAATTGGTACGCCCATCTGGCGGAGCCCAGAGGCGCAGTTGGGACTGCAATGGGGTCCACCAACTGACATCTGGTCATTTGGGACAATG GAGATATCCATGATCTGGGGTGAcaacttctttatcttcaagCCCAAATTCCCCCGTGGCCACGACGAATATGAACTGGAGATCCTCGCAAAGTACCACATCTATTTTGGACCATATCCACCATCATATGTCGATCTCGCTGATCAGGAGACCTTGGGAGTACTGTCACTTATCATGAAAGATGTGCCGCCCGAGAAGTTGAGACCTTTCTCACTGGCTAGCCAGCGAGAGATTTCGGAAGACGACAAGGAGTTTGTCTTGAAGATAATGAAACTTGACCCAAGGGACAGGCCGACTGCAAAGGAGCTTCTCGAAGACGAGTGGTTCAATCGAATATGA